One Thermococcus sp. JdF3 genomic window carries:
- a CDS encoding ATP-binding protein codes for MKLGAFEIWDDVMDEALDKQVAPELGDVVSGNAPEIYTDSREFFRRTYFTDSMLEIIGKLVETLEGGERHNIFLIYSLFGGGKTHTLLTLYHAFREPDAMLDPEVLAGHDPEKREKIKGLAERIKALGGVKIVPVYGKGRLGQPSKPLEVGPYKVRTVWGYIAHALGRYYIVERDDENATVPEIDTLRELFRGERVILLVDEIVDYFDNLYNSGSEDDRRYAKNVDNFFDRLSTALLGSGSAMVMTLPMEKKEGMFEVEKEYNREVVMAIWGAVSRVGGSELYSPLRTSGAGNELVEVLKKRIFKGIDDEERVKTLTRMRSELSNTDVFGHAHNLEDELWRSYPFHPEYVDVLRTIIERTGLQRTRDMLRITRIVVRELVRKYSETGFAPSMIMPHHIDLKHEKLRGMLFGKSETFMDYATIVDTDIERDKFKDFTNPGLAEIILKYVFLRTYPFDSPVPLPGFPTADSIARGVYEPNEFDTNGWLPTDIDDTVEEITASVRFVYLNKKDKVLWFWRVANVAQMVDSKAKELLEMRPGEVWNELVKYVNRMIKERKRLTATKGKGAKIEDHVTFFKEQYIIVAKDPQEFHDTLDYKLQVLVRDDVDERTLRKLIYAYGTGTRTYRNTVVVCYPVGGSFKPLLETTARIMACDEVIRDIEAKYGKFGEEVVKIQMNMVKDIRGKGLEDLETQIVNSFRGVAYPEDDEVRVTKAPSSSKSVVENVYSALLSKGKIVDEFDFDWLVETLRGVGVEVLRPEGYRVSELIAIIRMNTRLPMIEDSHISEAIKNAVLDLRIGLERNGEVFFKKVHKEIPSSEEEGNPPSAVKPRDLILPRKIALHRQVCSLLKKEKDLIVPQGDKDFRVKTWYEVYSPSSKIGIPLKSLVTGEEDCRVKEGYFDMVLWGHIVEKREETPITEGEFELEIEVPQVKEKPGKPVQLEARVVPLGRDSFTVELSVNHGELDSYEVRLEDGKPVGVTWTIIMPETRTIATIEGRSPKRTRYRDVSLIPDLGIEIVETETLKEEHKGMFLTSILDIEDVDTLGLIPENVKGIVSGSLRIDRPLWEGRFEGVDREVLTYLVREMEELLEGKANLDVDLSLSEEVMIDDLLFEKLRPLNGKVRFRLRKEED; via the coding sequence ATGAAGCTTGGAGCCTTTGAAATCTGGGACGACGTGATGGACGAGGCCCTCGACAAGCAGGTGGCCCCGGAGCTCGGCGATGTGGTGAGCGGCAACGCCCCTGAGATATACACCGATTCGAGGGAGTTCTTCAGGAGGACTTACTTCACCGACTCGATGCTCGAAATCATCGGCAAGCTCGTCGAGACCCTCGAAGGCGGCGAGAGGCACAACATATTCCTCATTTACTCCCTCTTCGGTGGCGGTAAGACTCACACGCTCCTTACCCTTTATCATGCATTCAGAGAGCCGGATGCCATGCTTGATCCTGAGGTTCTGGCCGGCCACGATCCGGAGAAGAGGGAGAAGATCAAGGGGCTGGCGGAGAGGATAAAGGCCCTCGGCGGTGTTAAAATCGTCCCTGTTTACGGCAAGGGCAGGCTCGGCCAGCCGAGCAAGCCCCTTGAGGTCGGGCCGTATAAGGTGAGAACCGTCTGGGGTTACATTGCCCACGCCCTCGGGAGGTATTACATCGTCGAGAGGGACGACGAGAATGCCACGGTTCCGGAGATTGACACTCTGAGGGAGCTCTTCAGGGGAGAGAGAGTAATCCTTCTCGTTGATGAGATCGTGGATTACTTCGACAACCTTTACAACTCGGGGAGCGAGGACGACAGGAGATACGCGAAGAACGTGGATAACTTCTTTGACAGGCTTTCCACGGCCCTGCTCGGCTCCGGAAGCGCGATGGTCATGACGCTCCCGATGGAGAAGAAGGAGGGCATGTTTGAGGTCGAGAAGGAGTACAACAGGGAAGTCGTCATGGCCATCTGGGGCGCCGTCAGCAGGGTCGGCGGTTCCGAGCTTTACTCCCCGCTGAGGACTTCTGGAGCGGGCAACGAGCTCGTTGAGGTGCTCAAGAAGAGGATTTTCAAAGGAATTGATGATGAGGAGAGGGTCAAGACCCTGACCAGAATGCGCTCGGAGCTTAGCAATACCGACGTCTTCGGCCATGCGCATAACCTTGAGGACGAGCTCTGGAGGAGTTACCCGTTCCACCCGGAGTACGTGGACGTCCTCAGAACGATAATCGAGAGGACTGGATTGCAGAGGACGAGGGACATGCTCAGAATCACGAGAATCGTTGTAAGGGAGCTGGTCCGGAAATACTCCGAGACGGGCTTTGCTCCCTCAATGATAATGCCCCACCACATTGACCTCAAACACGAGAAGCTGAGGGGCATGCTGTTCGGCAAGAGCGAAACCTTCATGGATTACGCCACCATCGTTGATACTGACATTGAGAGAGACAAGTTCAAGGACTTCACCAACCCAGGACTTGCGGAGATAATTCTCAAGTACGTCTTCCTAAGGACGTATCCCTTTGACTCGCCCGTCCCCTTGCCGGGTTTCCCAACGGCCGATTCCATCGCGAGGGGCGTTTACGAGCCGAACGAGTTTGACACCAACGGGTGGCTTCCAACGGACATTGATGATACCGTTGAGGAGATAACGGCGAGCGTCCGCTTTGTGTATCTCAACAAGAAGGACAAAGTTCTCTGGTTCTGGCGCGTCGCCAACGTGGCCCAGATGGTGGACAGCAAGGCCAAGGAGCTCCTCGAAATGAGACCCGGCGAGGTGTGGAACGAGCTCGTCAAGTACGTGAACAGGATGATCAAGGAGAGGAAAAGACTAACTGCAACAAAGGGCAAGGGTGCTAAAATCGAGGATCATGTGACCTTCTTTAAGGAGCAGTACATCATTGTGGCAAAGGACCCGCAGGAGTTCCACGACACTCTGGATTACAAGCTCCAGGTGCTGGTGAGGGACGACGTTGATGAAAGAACTCTGAGGAAGCTGATTTACGCTTATGGAACCGGTACGAGGACGTACAGAAACACGGTTGTCGTCTGTTATCCAGTTGGGGGGAGCTTTAAACCGCTCCTTGAGACAACGGCAAGGATAATGGCGTGCGATGAGGTCATCAGGGACATTGAGGCCAAATACGGCAAGTTCGGTGAGGAAGTTGTCAAGATACAGATGAACATGGTGAAGGACATTAGGGGCAAGGGTCTGGAAGACCTTGAGACTCAGATTGTGAACTCCTTCAGGGGGGTGGCTTATCCAGAGGACGACGAGGTCCGCGTCACCAAGGCCCCGTCCAGCTCAAAGTCAGTCGTTGAGAACGTTTACTCCGCCCTGCTCAGCAAGGGCAAAATCGTGGACGAGTTTGACTTTGACTGGCTCGTGGAGACTCTCAGGGGCGTCGGTGTGGAAGTTCTGAGGCCCGAGGGATACAGGGTCTCGGAGCTCATCGCCATAATAAGGATGAACACGCGCCTGCCGATGATTGAGGACAGCCACATTAGCGAGGCCATAAAGAACGCCGTTCTCGACTTGAGGATCGGCCTTGAGCGCAATGGGGAGGTGTTCTTCAAGAAAGTTCACAAGGAGATTCCAAGCTCCGAGGAGGAGGGTAACCCGCCCAGTGCCGTTAAGCCAAGGGACCTAATCCTGCCGAGAAAGATCGCCCTTCACAGGCAGGTCTGCAGTCTGCTGAAGAAGGAGAAGGATTTAATCGTGCCTCAGGGGGACAAGGACTTCAGGGTGAAGACTTGGTACGAGGTTTATTCGCCATCATCCAAGATTGGAATTCCGCTGAAGAGCCTCGTGACTGGAGAGGAGGACTGCAGAGTAAAGGAAGGGTATTTCGACATGGTTCTCTGGGGCCACATCGTTGAGAAGAGGGAAGAGACCCCAATAACAGAGGGTGAATTCGAGCTTGAGATTGAAGTTCCTCAGGTGAAGGAGAAGCCGGGAAAACCTGTCCAGCTTGAGGCAAGGGTCGTACCCCTCGGAAGAGACTCTTTCACGGTGGAGCTCTCGGTGAATCATGGAGAGCTGGACTCTTACGAGGTTAGGCTTGAAGACGGAAAGCCGGTTGGGGTTACTTGGACAATAATCATGCCAGAGACGAGGACAATCGCGACGATTGAAGGACGGAGCCCCAAGAGAACGCGTTACAGGGACGTGAGTTTAATCCCAGACCTTGGCATTGAAATCGTTGAAACTGAAACCCTCAAAGAGGAGCACAAGGGCATGTTCCTGACTTCAATCCTCGACATTGAGGACGTTGATACGCTTGGCCTCATCCCCGAGAACGTTAAGGGCATCGTAAGCGGAAGCCTGAGGATTGACAGGCCGCTGTGGGAGGGCCGCTTTGAGGGCGTGGACAGGGAAGTGCTGACATATCTCGTAAGGGAGATGGAGGAGCTCCTTGAAGGCAAGGCCAATCTTGACGTGGACCTCAGCCTCTCGGAGGAAGTAATGATTGATGACCTCCTCTTCGAAAAGCTCAGGCCTCTCAACGGGAAGGTTCGGTTCAGGCTCAGGAAGGAGGAGGATTGA
- a CDS encoding helicase-related protein: MRILIADEIGLGKTVQALAIARYLQLRGEAKRILVLVPKILREQWKQEIRRVGGFPTVIENGREVESKLRNTYGYTVVSIDLAKRSPHRERFLDIKWDLIIVDEVHNVTLGTQRYEFLKDLVEEGGQDLNLIFLSATPHRGNPKDYLARIALLDPTLTDQYQKLDKPGFYSKTRDTLVMRRTKKVVNELEGREVFKKCYFGAVVVEISDAERAFFDKLDKTLFEMIKDARENSPEALLAVLVRKRASSSYEAAVKTISKIAESANSEGSGKAEKVSKYIKSLFGLGYDEIELEDFNELDDAVEKIIAEYSPLLDRKQVESFRGLLELATQIKERDSKLQMVAEIAAYHIKQGGKVIIFTEFKDTLEYIKRKLPKILADEYGVRLEGREISLLYGGMSSREVEEQMARFERHGKLLISTDVASEGLNLQIASVVINYEAPWSPIKLEQRVGRIWRLSQPRETTAYTLFLAAETDLYILENLYQKIMNITEAIGSGPRLGKPVFGKQMFSGDFEALWKEEVSEESAKGEQPSEYDLVIAAIKRELTGYAGAIIHTLKSLRRNIEKMIPSDTAKQVREELEHILTPRDFDRDTVSEVLRTYLTEVLGKRNIPEISPILHDVVKEGPSNLRPMKIGVRGGDGVEYLYFVRLVDEKDGREFHRYPVLVRRNGGKLEFLYGVDVLKRLIEVFSQEFVVIGRPEPTMEEHVISSQLRTLARDRFYRPKTKYRNYERAFSRGKLKKGRLFKNTKIETTEVLRIEGISEERFNILKHVPSGILDVYGLSEKDVEPPTDEYKRITERNFVPLEDILKSERKAMEIVMELERKRLEQEYGPGGGWEVKDVSLKAHYDIRVVEPEGEKYIEVKGHKPLLLTAEVTPAEYKFATDSENVDKYWIYIVANLGKKKPAILKVFRPFERDAKVYAVLEDGKEVEITGKVSINIENKIRKILLVG; this comes from the coding sequence GTGAGGATACTTATCGCCGATGAGATTGGACTGGGGAAGACTGTCCAGGCGCTGGCCATTGCGAGGTATCTTCAGCTGAGGGGCGAGGCCAAGAGAATCCTTGTCCTCGTGCCGAAGATTCTCCGCGAGCAGTGGAAGCAGGAGATAAGAAGAGTTGGGGGTTTTCCAACCGTAATCGAGAACGGTCGCGAGGTCGAGAGCAAGCTGAGGAACACGTATGGATACACGGTCGTCTCAATTGATCTTGCCAAGAGGTCCCCCCATCGCGAGAGGTTCCTCGATATTAAGTGGGACTTGATAATCGTTGATGAGGTTCACAACGTTACCCTCGGTACCCAGAGGTATGAATTCCTCAAGGACCTTGTTGAGGAGGGTGGACAAGACCTCAACCTGATTTTCCTTTCAGCGACGCCCCACCGGGGCAATCCCAAGGATTACCTCGCAAGGATTGCCCTCCTTGACCCAACTCTCACCGACCAGTATCAGAAACTTGACAAGCCGGGTTTTTACAGCAAAACTCGGGATACGCTCGTTATGAGAAGGACCAAAAAGGTCGTCAACGAGCTTGAGGGCAGGGAAGTCTTCAAGAAGTGTTATTTTGGAGCAGTTGTCGTTGAGATAAGCGACGCTGAAAGGGCCTTTTTTGATAAGCTCGATAAAACACTCTTCGAGATGATAAAAGATGCCAGGGAGAACTCTCCAGAGGCCCTTCTCGCGGTTCTTGTTAGGAAAAGGGCTTCATCGAGCTATGAAGCGGCAGTAAAGACAATCAGCAAGATTGCTGAGAGTGCAAACTCTGAAGGGAGTGGGAAGGCAGAGAAGGTTAGTAAATACATCAAAAGTCTCTTTGGCCTCGGTTATGATGAGATTGAGCTGGAAGACTTCAACGAGCTTGACGATGCCGTTGAGAAAATAATCGCGGAGTACTCCCCTCTGCTCGACAGGAAACAGGTGGAGTCATTCAGGGGACTTCTTGAGTTAGCAACACAAATCAAAGAGAGGGACAGCAAGCTTCAGATGGTGGCGGAGATTGCTGCATACCATATCAAGCAAGGGGGGAAGGTAATAATCTTCACGGAGTTCAAGGACACGCTGGAATACATAAAGAGAAAGCTTCCCAAGATTCTGGCCGACGAGTACGGCGTTCGGTTGGAAGGTCGTGAGATTTCCCTCCTTTATGGGGGAATGTCGAGCAGAGAAGTGGAAGAACAGATGGCCAGGTTTGAGAGGCATGGAAAGCTTCTGATATCAACTGACGTTGCCTCAGAGGGTTTGAACCTTCAGATTGCCAGCGTGGTCATAAATTACGAGGCTCCCTGGAGCCCGATAAAGCTCGAACAGAGGGTCGGAAGGATATGGAGGCTCAGTCAGCCAAGGGAAACAACCGCTTACACTCTGTTCCTAGCGGCAGAGACTGACCTGTACATTCTGGAGAACCTTTACCAGAAGATTATGAACATAACTGAAGCCATTGGAAGTGGGCCGCGTCTTGGCAAACCTGTTTTCGGAAAACAAATGTTTTCCGGGGATTTCGAGGCACTGTGGAAGGAAGAAGTCTCCGAAGAGAGTGCCAAGGGAGAACAGCCTTCCGAGTACGACCTTGTGATTGCGGCAATAAAGAGGGAACTTACAGGTTACGCGGGGGCCATAATACACACCCTGAAGAGTCTCCGACGGAACATTGAAAAAATGATTCCTTCAGACACGGCAAAGCAGGTTCGGGAGGAGCTTGAACATATACTCACTCCGAGAGACTTTGATAGGGACACAGTCTCCGAAGTGCTGAGGACTTATCTCACTGAGGTCCTAGGGAAAAGGAACATTCCAGAGATTTCCCCGATTCTTCATGATGTCGTTAAGGAAGGCCCCTCGAACCTAAGGCCGATGAAGATTGGTGTCAGGGGCGGGGATGGCGTTGAATACCTTTATTTTGTAAGGTTAGTTGACGAGAAAGATGGCCGGGAGTTCCATCGTTATCCTGTCCTCGTAAGGAGGAATGGTGGAAAGCTTGAGTTCCTTTATGGCGTTGACGTGTTGAAGCGCCTTATTGAGGTGTTCTCGCAGGAGTTCGTTGTTATTGGCCGGCCCGAACCCACAATGGAGGAGCATGTAATATCTTCCCAGCTCAGGACACTCGCAAGGGACAGGTTTTACAGGCCCAAGACAAAGTACAGAAATTACGAGCGGGCATTTTCAAGGGGCAAGCTGAAGAAGGGGCGCCTCTTCAAGAACACGAAAATTGAAACAACTGAAGTATTGAGGATCGAGGGCATCAGCGAGGAGAGGTTCAACATACTAAAGCATGTTCCCAGTGGGATTCTCGACGTTTATGGGCTCTCGGAGAAAGACGTGGAACCGCCCACCGATGAATACAAGCGCATCACCGAGAGGAACTTCGTGCCATTGGAGGATATCCTAAAGAGCGAACGGAAGGCGATGGAGATCGTCATGGAGCTTGAGAGGAAAAGGTTGGAGCAGGAGTATGGCCCCGGTGGAGGCTGGGAAGTCAAAGACGTCTCATTGAAGGCGCATTACGACATTAGGGTCGTCGAACCCGAGGGGGAAAAGTACATTGAGGTTAAGGGTCACAAGCCACTCCTGCTTACTGCAGAGGTCACGCCCGCGGAGTATAAATTCGCGACGGACTCCGAAAACGTGGATAAGTACTGGATTTATATCGTCGCAAACCTCGGAAAGAAAAAGCCGGCCATATTGAAGGTTTTCAGGCCTTTTGAAAGGGATGCTAAGGTTTACGCAGTCCTCGAAGACGGGAAGGAAGTTGAGATTACCGGAAAGGTCAGCATCAACATTGAGAACAAGATTCGGAAGATCCTCTTGGTGGGGTAA